In Finegoldia magna ATCC 53516, a genomic segment contains:
- a CDS encoding 5-bromo-4-chloroindolyl phosphate hydrolysis family protein: MKKNKLEEYIDSAISDNDFSKVGEIIEKSIDMALDLSKNGLNVVMNTFNIKPKPKQQNYLANKDPKLVTQKKINPKNYFALRNISYAIGAMTLFGSTVSLNHDFADMVAGVMTALGFGFVGFLSHIHASKLQRFLRYKTEIADNKILSVEDFASAVNLPVEKCSKELIYFINKRYFPQARVVENGHLFLLDRTSYDAYKAHYLDESKSEENQKEIESNRDITNYITITENLITSIKDFDFKQDVIKLKDLLVSINNQIQNDNSDVNGLNKFVDYYTPTAINLVKNYIQFENEKNDIISVEKSKNDIKNAIQNINKAFSKLLTDLYSDDILNINSEIEVMNTLLSQDGLIEKNTMFKRGAE; encoded by the coding sequence ATGAAGAAAAACAAATTAGAAGAATATATAGATAGCGCTATAAGTGACAATGATTTTTCAAAAGTTGGTGAAATTATAGAAAAATCAATTGATATGGCATTGGATTTATCAAAAAACGGTCTAAATGTCGTTATGAATACATTTAATATAAAACCAAAACCTAAACAACAAAATTACTTAGCAAATAAAGACCCAAAATTAGTAACCCAAAAAAAGATTAATCCAAAAAACTATTTTGCATTAAGAAACATAAGTTATGCTATAGGTGCTATGACTTTGTTTGGTTCAACCGTATCGCTTAATCATGACTTTGCTGATATGGTTGCTGGAGTTATGACAGCTCTGGGATTTGGTTTTGTGGGATTTTTGTCACACATACACGCATCAAAATTACAACGATTTTTAAGATACAAAACAGAAATTGCAGACAACAAAATTTTGAGCGTAGAAGATTTTGCATCAGCCGTTAATCTACCAGTGGAAAAATGCAGCAAGGAGCTAATTTATTTCATAAACAAAAGATACTTCCCACAAGCTCGTGTCGTGGAGAATGGTCATTTGTTTTTATTGGATAGGACAAGCTACGATGCTTACAAAGCTCATTATTTAGATGAAAGCAAATCAGAAGAAAACCAAAAAGAGATTGAATCTAACAGAGATATTACTAATTATATAACGATAACTGAAAATTTAATCACATCTATTAAGGATTTTGATTTCAAACAAGATGTCATTAAATTAAAAGATTTGTTAGTGTCGATAAATAATCAAATTCAAAACGACAATTCTGATGTCAATGGTCTTAACAAATTCGTGGATTACTACACGCCAACTGCTATAAATTTGGTGAAAAACTACATTCAATTTGAGAACGAAAAGAACGATATAATAAGTGTAGAAAAATCGAAAAACGATATTAAAAATGCTATTCAAAATATCAATAAAGCTTTTTCAAAGTTATTAACTGATTTATATAGCGATGATATTTTGAATATTAACTCAGAAATAGAAGTTATGAATACTTTGTTGTCACAAGATGGATTGATTGAGAAAAATACTATGTTTAAGAGAGGTGCTGAATAA
- the whiA gene encoding DNA-binding protein WhiA, giving the protein MSFSSDIKTEIISNLDDYDVLAMLSAFTKTIGTLNYNSLGVKITLKTESNPVARLIFSNLKKLYNYECDMKVIHNNNLRKKNIYEILIDDKISKQFCEDTHTSTSPFDFDLGIDEEIINSNIKKISFLQGAFLGTGFCYDPSKMYHLEMIFKQENVGSQVKDLLHNFGIKSSIFERNENYVLYIKEAEAISDFLSLTKAYNSVLKLENVRAFKDIKNNVNRRFNFETANLNKTVDAALKQKLIIEKIENTIGLESLDPLLLELAYARIENPDVSLKELGEMMTPKISKSGVSYRLNKLKKIADDL; this is encoded by the coding sequence ATGAGCTTTTCATCTGATATTAAAACTGAAATAATAAGTAATCTTGATGATTACGACGTTTTGGCAATGCTATCAGCTTTTACTAAGACAATCGGAACTTTAAATTACAATTCATTGGGTGTAAAGATTACTTTAAAGACAGAAAGTAATCCAGTTGCAAGATTAATATTTTCTAATTTGAAAAAACTTTACAATTATGAATGTGATATGAAAGTTATTCACAACAACAATCTTAGAAAGAAAAACATCTACGAAATATTGATTGATGACAAGATATCGAAACAATTTTGTGAAGATACGCATACTTCAACAAGTCCATTTGACTTTGATTTAGGAATTGATGAAGAAATCATCAACTCTAATATTAAAAAAATTAGTTTTCTACAAGGAGCTTTTTTGGGGACAGGTTTCTGTTACGACCCATCAAAAATGTATCATTTAGAGATGATTTTCAAGCAAGAAAATGTTGGTAGCCAAGTAAAAGATTTGCTTCATAATTTTGGAATAAAATCCTCTATTTTTGAGAGAAATGAAAATTATGTATTGTATATAAAAGAAGCTGAAGCCATTTCTGATTTTTTGAGCTTAACAAAGGCTTATAATAGCGTCTTAAAACTTGAAAATGTCAGAGCATTCAAGGATATCAAAAATAATGTAAACCGAAGATTTAATTTTGAAACGGCAAATTTGAATAAAACTGTGGATGCTGCTTTGAAACAAAAGCTTATTATTGAAAAAATTGAAAACACGATTGGTCTTGAATCGCTAGACCCATTATTGTTGGAACTAGCTTATGCCAGAATAGAAAACCCAGATGTTTCACTAAAAGAATTAGGAGAAATGATGACTCCCAAGATTTCAAAATCTGGAGTTAGTTACAGACTTAATAAACTAAAAAAAATTGCTGATGATTTATAA
- a CDS encoding NUDIX hydrolase — protein sequence MEEISAGGVVINNGNVAVLKKFRGEWVLPKGRVEKGESLEETAIREVFEESGLRAEIVKYIGYVKYKYRHMDGTKVLKTVHYFYMVTKDNNIIPQREEGFAEGDFMNLDKALRYVRHSAEKNMIKTAKSFIEKR from the coding sequence ATGGAAGAAATAAGTGCAGGTGGGGTTGTTATCAATAATGGTAATGTTGCTGTGCTTAAAAAGTTCCGTGGTGAATGGGTTCTTCCTAAAGGTAGGGTAGAGAAAGGAGAAAGTTTAGAAGAAACTGCAATTAGAGAAGTTTTTGAAGAATCGGGACTAAGAGCTGAGATTGTTAAGTATATTGGATATGTAAAATACAAATACAGACACATGGACGGCACAAAAGTTCTTAAAACAGTTCACTATTTTTATATGGTAACGAAAGATAATAATATTATCCCACAAAGAGAAGAAGGCTTTGCAGAAGGAGATTTTATGAATCTTGACAAAGCTTTGAGATATGTGCGTCATAGCGCAGAAAAAAATATGATAAAAACAGCTAAATCATTTATAGAAAAAAGGTAA
- a CDS encoding ABC transporter ATP-binding protein: MNDEKNIVVDLKDISKSFGSNKVLDNVNFTLHEGEVHALLGENGAGKTTLMNILYGLYEPTSGSVTVKGKTFDQMTPKLAIQTGIGMVHQHFMLIEPFTVYQNIVLGKEITSKGGILDNKKSIDAVKELSEKYGLMIDPEAKVADISVGMQQRVEILKCLYRGADILIFDEPTAVLTPQEIDDFIKIVKNLTELGKSIIIITHKLSEIKAMADYCTVIRRGKFIDKLNVKEIDENILAEKMVGRDVRFNVEKQDQEPGEVVLDIKDLVVKDSRNIDVVKKLNLQVRRGEIVGVAGVDGNGQSELIEAITGLRKIESGTVTLKGKDITNHTPREIIDSGMNTIPEDRQKHGLILDYSIADNLILENVKKKPFSKGLKLDFDAINDNAKQLIEKFDIRPNDYHQKTKNLSGGNQQKVIIAREISNDPDLLIAAQPTRGLDVGAIEFIHKYLVDQRNKNKAVLLVSFELDEIMDLSDNIAVIFDGKIVGEKPAKETNEMELGRLMAGGVVDEK; this comes from the coding sequence ATGAACGATGAAAAAAACATTGTTGTAGATTTAAAAGACATATCAAAATCTTTTGGCAGCAATAAAGTACTTGATAATGTAAATTTCACGCTCCATGAAGGAGAGGTTCATGCTTTGTTAGGTGAAAACGGAGCTGGGAAGACAACTCTAATGAATATACTTTATGGGTTGTATGAACCTACATCGGGAAGTGTTACAGTAAAAGGAAAAACTTTTGATCAAATGACTCCTAAATTAGCAATACAAACTGGTATAGGAATGGTGCATCAACACTTTATGCTTATAGAGCCATTTACAGTTTACCAAAATATTGTTTTAGGAAAAGAAATAACAAGTAAAGGCGGAATTCTAGATAATAAAAAATCCATCGATGCTGTAAAAGAATTGTCTGAAAAATACGGTTTGATGATTGATCCAGAAGCAAAAGTTGCTGATATTTCAGTAGGAATGCAACAAAGAGTAGAAATCTTAAAATGTTTGTATCGTGGAGCAGATATTTTGATATTTGACGAGCCGACTGCGGTTTTAACTCCACAAGAGATAGATGATTTTATAAAAATAGTAAAAAATCTTACAGAATTAGGAAAATCTATAATAATAATTACGCACAAATTATCTGAAATCAAAGCTATGGCTGATTACTGTACTGTAATTAGACGTGGTAAATTTATCGATAAGTTAAATGTAAAAGAAATCGACGAAAACATCTTAGCAGAAAAAATGGTTGGTCGTGATGTAAGATTTAATGTTGAAAAACAAGACCAAGAACCAGGCGAAGTTGTCTTAGATATTAAAGATTTAGTTGTAAAAGACTCCAGAAACATTGACGTTGTAAAGAAATTGAATCTTCAAGTTAGAAGAGGAGAAATTGTTGGAGTTGCTGGTGTAGATGGTAATGGACAATCGGAATTAATTGAAGCAATTACTGGTCTAAGAAAAATAGAATCAGGAACAGTAACATTAAAAGGAAAAGACATTACAAATCATACTCCAAGAGAAATTATAGATTCAGGTATGAATACAATTCCAGAAGATAGACAAAAACACGGACTTATATTGGATTATTCTATCGCTGACAATTTAATTTTGGAAAATGTTAAAAAGAAACCTTTTAGTAAAGGGTTAAAGTTAGATTTTGATGCTATTAATGACAATGCAAAACAATTAATCGAAAAATTCGATATCAGACCTAATGATTATCATCAAAAAACAAAAAATTTATCAGGTGGTAACCAACAAAAAGTAATTATCGCCAGAGAAATTTCCAATGATCCTGACCTGTTAATAGCAGCTCAACCAACTAGAGGATTGGATGTTGGGGCAATAGAATTTATTCACAAATATTTAGTGGATCAAAGAAACAAAAACAAAGCTGTATTGCTAGTTTCATTTGAATTAGATGAAATAATGGATTTGTCAGATAATATAGCAGTTATTTTTGATGGTAAAATTGTTGGAGAAAAACCAGCAAAAGAAACTAATGAAATGGAACTTGGTAGATTAATGGCTGGAGGTGTTGTAGATGAAAAATAA
- a CDS encoding DUF1576 domain-containing protein gives MKEKEKVFHSNGIYKLLYTLAVLLMAVAFLFNSPTEIFNGLITIIKSPCTLITDYMYLANIGAAFFNAGLICLLSTLLSHNFKVVISGPGVAAIFTMTGFAFFGKNIFNTIPITIGVLIYAKIENTSRASVILPALFGSALGPLISEIAFNSSLSPVHSIIISYLVGISIGMIMVPLSGTFLRFHQGYNLYNMGFTAGIVGMLYVGILRMFNVTIKSVNLVYPVNDIRIIIFLYLLFISIFLLGFVKNNLSFHGYENIMYNSGRLATDFISLDGLYQTMINMGIMGLIATTYIIIVGGNISGPIIGGIFTVTGFSAFGKHPKNTIPILIGVFLASILNTVNPLSTSSLLAALFGTTLAPIAGEFGFFRGVLAGFLHMAMVLNIGVVHGGVNLYNNGFSGGFVAGILVPVFSEMDNFLMRVRLKNDD, from the coding sequence ATGAAAGAGAAAGAAAAAGTTTTTCACTCAAATGGAATTTATAAACTTCTTTACACATTAGCTGTACTTTTGATGGCAGTAGCGTTTTTGTTTAATTCTCCCACAGAAATTTTTAACGGTTTGATAACTATAATTAAAAGTCCTTGTACTTTAATTACTGACTATATGTATTTGGCAAACATTGGAGCTGCGTTTTTTAATGCCGGTTTAATTTGTTTATTGTCAACTCTTCTATCACATAATTTTAAGGTTGTTATTTCCGGTCCAGGAGTTGCGGCTATCTTCACGATGACTGGGTTTGCTTTTTTCGGCAAAAATATTTTCAACACAATTCCAATAACTATTGGAGTGTTGATATATGCAAAAATAGAAAACACGTCAAGAGCATCCGTCATACTTCCTGCATTATTTGGGAGTGCATTGGGACCTTTAATTAGTGAAATAGCATTCAATTCTAGCCTATCCCCTGTGCATTCGATAATAATAAGTTATCTTGTTGGAATAAGTATAGGAATGATAATGGTACCACTTTCGGGAACTTTTCTTAGATTTCATCAAGGTTATAACTTATACAATATGGGATTTACTGCAGGAATTGTAGGAATGCTTTATGTAGGAATTCTAAGAATGTTTAATGTAACCATTAAATCTGTGAATTTGGTATACCCTGTCAATGATATCAGAATAATAATATTTTTGTATTTGCTATTTATTTCAATATTTTTATTGGGATTTGTAAAAAACAATTTGTCCTTTCATGGATATGAAAACATAATGTACAATTCCGGTAGGTTGGCGACGGATTTTATATCGCTTGATGGTTTATATCAAACTATGATTAATATGGGCATTATGGGGCTAATAGCGACGACCTACATCATTATTGTAGGTGGCAATATAAGCGGTCCAATTATCGGCGGTATTTTTACCGTGACAGGTTTTTCTGCATTTGGTAAACACCCAAAAAACACTATCCCTATTTTAATTGGTGTATTCCTAGCATCTATTTTAAATACAGTTAATCCTCTATCTACATCAAGTCTTTTAGCTGCTTTGTTTGGAACTACTCTTGCTCCAATCGCTGGTGAGTTTGGCTTCTTCAGAGGTGTTTTAGCAGGATTCTTGCACATGGCTATGGTTCTAAACATAGGAGTAGTTCATGGCGGAGTTAATTTGTACAACAATGGATTTTCAGGAGGATTTGTCGCTGGTATTTTGGTTCCAGTATTTAGTGAAATGGATAATTTCTTAATGAGAGTGAGGTTAAAAAACGATGATTAG
- a CDS encoding ABC transporter permease → MKNNNEKISIFTKYNKLFFMLLSIIIGLLVGALALVLAGYNPLEAYKLMLEGIFKRPKNVGWTIVNAIPIIFTGLGVAFAFKTGLFNIGAEGQYIVGTMVAFLLGYNLHLPAFIHVPVVIIMGMLAGAAFGALAGFLKAKFGIHEVISTIMLNWIAFYFNNMVANYPKFKAPNSMGTHEVQETAKITLMQNVKGLPKAIDNFFKAPIHLGLILAIIAAILLWYILKKTNLGYELKAVGLNQDAAKYGGIDVNKKLTLSMAISGAVCSLGGITQVLGYRYTISALSSMENFGFDGLAVSLLANNNPIGCIFSGLFFGGLKYSGANVQRVLHAPTEMINIIMGTIILFTAIPLMFRIIKSRFKSKGGK, encoded by the coding sequence ATGAAAAATAACAATGAAAAAATTTCAATATTCACAAAGTACAACAAGCTATTCTTCATGCTGTTATCTATCATTATAGGTTTATTGGTTGGAGCGTTGGCTTTAGTATTAGCAGGTTATAATCCACTAGAAGCATACAAGCTAATGCTTGAAGGAATATTTAAAAGACCTAAAAATGTTGGTTGGACAATTGTAAATGCTATTCCAATTATATTTACAGGTCTTGGCGTTGCATTCGCTTTTAAAACAGGATTATTTAACATCGGTGCAGAAGGTCAATATATAGTTGGTACAATGGTTGCATTTTTATTGGGATATAATCTTCACTTACCAGCATTTATTCATGTACCTGTAGTAATAATTATGGGAATGTTAGCTGGGGCAGCTTTTGGAGCATTGGCTGGATTTTTGAAAGCTAAATTTGGCATACATGAAGTTATATCAACGATAATGCTTAACTGGATAGCTTTTTATTTTAACAATATGGTTGCAAATTATCCAAAATTCAAAGCACCGAACTCAATGGGAACTCACGAAGTTCAAGAAACTGCGAAAATTACATTGATGCAAAATGTAAAAGGACTTCCAAAAGCAATCGACAACTTCTTCAAAGCTCCAATACATTTGGGATTAATACTAGCAATTATAGCAGCAATTTTATTATGGTATATTTTGAAGAAAACAAACTTAGGATATGAATTGAAGGCTGTAGGTCTTAATCAAGATGCAGCAAAATATGGTGGAATTGATGTAAATAAAAAATTGACTTTATCTATGGCTATAAGTGGGGCAGTGTGTTCACTTGGTGGAATCACTCAAGTTTTAGGATACAGATACACAATTTCTGCATTATCTAGTATGGAAAACTTTGGATTTGATGGACTTGCAGTAAGTTTACTTGCAAATAATAACCCAATAGGTTGTATTTTCTCTGGATTATTTTTCGGTGGATTGAAATACAGTGGGGCAAATGTTCAAAGAGTTTTACACGCACCAACTGAAATGATTAACATCATAATGGGAACAATCATTTTGTTCACAGCAATTCCATTGATGTTCAGAATAATTAAATCTAGATTTAAAAGCAAAGGAGGCAAATAA
- a CDS encoding toxic anion resistance protein produces the protein MEDKPIKLTLDVEEPTLDEVKEDEVFYPEFEQKVNLTPEEQKTVDEFVKQIDLSNSNIVLQYGVGAQKKIASFSEKTLNSVKTKDLGEVGNLLSSVVTELKSFDETEDKGVFGFFKKGANKITALRANYEKAEKNVDEISKILENHQITLMKDISLLDQMYKLNEQYFKELSMYILAGQKKLDQVRNEELPNMLKEAENSPNSITAQKANDLRDLATRFEKKLHDLELTRMVSLQMAPQIRMVQSSNAVMVEKIQSTIVNTIPIWKNQMVLSLGVYHNSQAAEAQKKVTDLTNDLLRKNADTLKMSTIETAKATERGIVDVETIRHTNEQLISALDEVRNIQIEGHENRLKAKQELMAMEQELKNRLLNKPN, from the coding sequence ATGGAAGATAAACCTATAAAATTGACTTTAGATGTAGAAGAACCTACGCTTGATGAAGTAAAAGAAGATGAAGTTTTTTACCCTGAATTTGAACAAAAAGTTAACCTTACTCCTGAGGAGCAAAAAACAGTTGATGAATTTGTTAAACAAATTGATTTATCTAATTCCAACATAGTTTTACAATACGGAGTTGGTGCACAAAAGAAAATTGCTAGTTTCTCTGAAAAAACATTAAATTCAGTAAAGACAAAAGATTTGGGAGAAGTTGGAAATCTTTTATCTTCCGTAGTTACAGAATTAAAATCATTTGATGAAACTGAAGATAAAGGTGTGTTTGGATTTTTCAAAAAAGGTGCCAATAAAATTACTGCATTGAGAGCAAACTACGAAAAGGCTGAAAAAAATGTAGATGAAATTTCAAAAATTTTAGAAAATCATCAAATAACATTGATGAAAGATATTTCATTATTAGACCAAATGTACAAGCTAAACGAACAATACTTCAAGGAATTGAGTATGTACATTCTTGCTGGACAAAAGAAATTAGATCAAGTAAGAAATGAAGAACTTCCTAATATGCTCAAAGAAGCTGAAAATTCTCCTAACTCAATCACTGCACAAAAAGCAAATGATTTGAGAGATTTAGCTACCAGATTTGAAAAGAAACTTCACGATCTTGAACTTACAAGAATGGTAAGTTTACAAATGGCTCCACAAATAAGAATGGTTCAATCTTCAAATGCTGTCATGGTTGAAAAAATTCAATCCACAATAGTCAATACAATTCCAATTTGGAAAAACCAAATGGTTTTATCATTAGGCGTTTACCATAACTCTCAAGCTGCAGAAGCTCAAAAGAAAGTTACTGATTTGACTAATGATTTGTTACGTAAAAACGCTGACACATTGAAGATGAGCACTATTGAAACTGCAAAAGCAACTGAAAGAGGAATCGTCGATGTGGAAACAATTAGACACACAAACGAACAACTCATCAGTGCATTAGATGAAGTCCGTAATATTCAAATCGAAGGTCATGAAAATAGACTTAAAGCAAAACAAGAATTAATGGCAATGGAACAAGAATTAAAAAACAGACTATTAAATAAGCCTAATTAA
- a CDS encoding NAD(P)/FAD-dependent oxidoreductase, whose amino-acid sequence MKHLVLGGCGHGHIFVIKNIKEKYPDIKITVITDNEYQYYSGMYTGFLEGVYTHDEICFDVRKVCEKYGADLIFDKIVKIDDESKKVIAKNHTVKYDYLSINLGATQKTIGTGENVINSKPINTIIDLKEKIKHTDKNILILGAGASGLELAFVLKTIYPDKNISIVTRGSVNMEGFSDKANEKARKLLKEKGIKVYENKNVSSIDEIDIDFDKLIMCIGSSGVNVDFGNLNTTDKNFLISDEYMRISDKIFAVGDCVSIDKYPNLPKAGVYAIRQSPILMKNIAHTLNDEELESYVPDTDPMQILYCGNEKALLYYKGFTWYSHLSFVLKRYIDKKYMKY is encoded by the coding sequence ATGAAGCATTTAGTTTTGGGTGGCTGCGGTCACGGGCATATTTTTGTAATCAAAAATATAAAAGAAAAATATCCAGATATTAAAATAACTGTTATAACAGACAATGAATACCAGTATTATTCTGGTATGTATACTGGTTTTTTGGAAGGAGTATACACTCATGATGAGATATGCTTTGATGTAAGAAAAGTTTGCGAAAAATACGGAGCAGATTTGATTTTCGATAAAATCGTAAAAATCGACGATGAAAGTAAAAAAGTTATAGCAAAAAATCACACAGTAAAATACGATTATTTGAGTATTAATTTAGGAGCGACTCAAAAAACTATTGGAACTGGAGAAAATGTAATAAATTCCAAACCTATCAATACAATTATCGATTTAAAAGAAAAAATCAAACACACTGATAAAAATATACTTATATTAGGAGCCGGTGCAAGTGGATTGGAATTAGCTTTTGTGCTCAAAACTATCTATCCTGATAAGAATATATCCATAGTAACAAGAGGCAGTGTGAATATGGAAGGATTCAGCGACAAAGCTAATGAAAAAGCCAGAAAGTTATTAAAGGAAAAGGGTATAAAAGTTTACGAAAACAAAAATGTATCTTCTATTGATGAAATTGATATTGATTTTGATAAATTGATTATGTGTATTGGTTCTAGCGGTGTGAACGTTGATTTTGGAAATCTAAATACTACTGATAAAAACTTCTTGATTTCCGATGAATACATGAGAATTTCTGACAAAATATTTGCCGTTGGGGATTGTGTTAGTATCGACAAATACCCTAATTTACCAAAAGCTGGAGTGTACGCTATAAGGCAATCTCCAATTTTGATGAAAAATATTGCACATACATTGAACGATGAAGAATTGGAATCTTATGTTCCAGACACTGACCCTATGCAAATTTTATATTGTGGAAATGAAAAAGCACTATTATACTACAAAGGATTCACATGGTATTCACACCTTTCATTCGTACTAAAAAGGTACATTGATAAAAAATATATGAAATATTAA
- a CDS encoding BMP family lipoprotein, protein MSKVYKKIIALFLCLSMVFATACGGAGKDSSDNGKSSDTNEKKEKVKVTMVTDQGGINDKSFNQSAYEGFENAKKEGWLDYRYIESHKEAEYAPNMETALDDESDVIFTIGYALFKATDGAAKENTDQKYAIIDNANVEKRPNMIGVLFADNENSFLVGYIAGMTTKTNKVGFVGGMKSDVIDRFEYGFKAGVKEAERQKKQPIEFQSQYADSYAAPDKGKSIANLMYQKGVDVIFHAAGGTGYGVIQAAIDNNKYVIGVDRDQSADAPKNMLVSTVKGVNVAVQKISKDLKDGKFEGGSTVTYSLKDGDAVDIAYAKNDLVAQEVKDKVESLKNDIKEGKIKVPQNEKEFTEFGFDK, encoded by the coding sequence ATGTCAAAAGTTTACAAAAAAATAATTGCTTTATTTCTTTGTTTAAGCATGGTTTTTGCTACTGCATGTGGTGGTGCTGGCAAAGATTCATCTGATAATGGAAAATCATCAGATACAAATGAAAAGAAAGAAAAAGTAAAAGTAACTATGGTTACTGACCAAGGTGGAATTAACGATAAATCTTTCAACCAATCTGCATATGAAGGATTTGAAAATGCAAAAAAAGAAGGATGGTTGGATTACAGATATATCGAATCACACAAAGAAGCAGAATATGCTCCAAATATGGAAACTGCTTTGGATGATGAAAGTGATGTAATATTTACAATTGGCTATGCATTGTTTAAAGCAACAGATGGTGCAGCTAAAGAAAACACTGACCAAAAATACGCAATAATCGACAATGCAAACGTAGAAAAAAGACCAAACATGATTGGGGTTTTATTCGCAGATAACGAAAACTCATTCTTAGTTGGATACATTGCTGGTATGACTACTAAAACAAACAAAGTTGGTTTTGTTGGTGGTATGAAGAGTGATGTAATCGACAGATTTGAATACGGATTCAAAGCCGGAGTTAAAGAAGCTGAAAGACAAAAGAAACAACCAATTGAATTCCAATCACAATATGCAGATAGTTATGCTGCACCAGATAAAGGTAAATCAATCGCTAACTTAATGTATCAAAAAGGCGTAGATGTTATATTCCATGCAGCAGGTGGTACAGGTTATGGTGTTATTCAAGCTGCTATCGACAATAACAAATACGTTATAGGAGTTGACAGGGATCAATCAGCTGATGCTCCGAAAAACATGTTAGTTTCTACAGTAAAAGGCGTTAACGTTGCTGTTCAAAAAATCTCAAAAGATCTTAAAGATGGTAAGTTTGAAGGTGGGAGCACAGTAACTTATTCATTAAAAGATGGAGATGCTGTAGATATTGCTTATGCTAAAAATGATTTAGTAGCACAAGAAGTTAAAGACAAAGTGGAAAGCTTAAAGAATGACATCAAAGAAGGAAAAATCAAAGTTCCACAAAACGAAAAAGAATTTACAGAATTCGGATTTGATAAATAA
- a CDS encoding ABC transporter permease, translated as MNLVLLGLVIGNTLINATPILYAGLGGMISEKSGVTNIGLEGMMTIGALIAATVGYYTHNPWLAFLCGGLSGMVFALIHAVVSITFAGDQTISAIAINYLGPGVALFVSRIFFDGATQTKPIEPQYKIPVLFDGIQNKFLANVISLPATVYLVFVLVCLIYIFMYKTKWGMRLIAVGEHPKAAETLNINVFFVRYMAVLFSGFMAGLGGATMSISLVSSFFPALVAGQGFIALVTVIFGKWTPQGVMLAALFFGFAQSLSVVLGGTNLPIPSELISMIPYVATLIVLILFGGKTKAPTADGIPYLKDDIAL; from the coding sequence ATGAACTTAGTACTTTTAGGATTAGTAATAGGTAATACATTAATAAATGCGACTCCTATTTTATACGCTGGATTAGGTGGTATGATTTCTGAAAAGTCTGGAGTTACAAACATCGGACTTGAAGGTATGATGACAATTGGTGCATTAATCGCAGCCACTGTAGGATATTATACTCATAATCCTTGGTTAGCGTTTTTGTGCGGTGGATTAAGCGGAATGGTATTTGCCTTAATTCACGCAGTAGTATCCATTACATTTGCAGGAGATCAAACTATTTCTGCAATTGCTATAAACTATTTAGGACCTGGTGTTGCACTATTTGTTTCCAGAATATTTTTCGATGGAGCAACTCAAACAAAACCAATTGAACCACAATACAAAATTCCAGTATTATTTGACGGAATTCAAAATAAATTCTTAGCTAACGTAATTTCATTACCTGCTACAGTTTATTTGGTATTTGTTTTAGTGTGTTTGATTTATATATTTATGTACAAAACAAAATGGGGAATGAGATTGATTGCAGTTGGTGAACATCCAAAAGCAGCAGAAACTTTGAATATAAATGTATTTTTCGTTAGATACATGGCTGTTTTATTCTCCGGATTTATGGCTGGTTTAGGTGGAGCCACAATGTCTATTTCACTTGTATCTTCATTCTTCCCTGCATTAGTTGCTGGTCAAGGTTTCATAGCTTTGGTTACAGTAATATTTGGTAAATGGACTCCACAAGGTGTTATGTTAGCAGCGTTATTCTTCGGATTCGCTCAATCATTATCAGTTGTCTTGGGAGGAACAAATCTTCCGATACCATCAGAATTAATATCAATGATTCCTTATGTTGCAACATTAATAGTATTGATACTATTTGGTGGAAAAACAAAAGCACCTACAGCAGATGGAATTCCTTATTTGAAAGACGATATAGCACTTTAA